TTGGATGGACTGAGCTCTCTGCCCACGCAGATGGATTATAAGGGTCAGAAGTTAGCTGAACAGATGTTTCGGggaattattcttttttctgcCATAATTGGCTTTATCTATGGATATGTGGCTGAACAGTTTGGTTGGACAATCTATATTGTTATGGCTGGATTTGCTTTTTCATGCTTGCTGACACTTCCTCCATGGCCCACATATTGCCGACACCCCCTCAAATGGCTCCCTGTTCAAGACTCAGGCTCAGAAGACAAGAaaccaggagagaaaaaaaataaaaaggcatccTAAAAATAACTGAAACATGCTACGTGGTTCAACCTTACAACACTCATTCTGTTCTGTGAAATATCTTAATTTGTCGTAaccaaaatgcaaaataaaactaccaacattattattacaaaaaagaaaaaaaagaaatggggatgatacagacttcataataatgtggaaaaacctacacaatataatgctgagagAGCGGAGCAAAACCAGGATactattgtacacaaccacagatatatggattctgtgatgactaaccctgatagactttgctcttctcagccacacaaggtgcaaagacaactccaaacaactcacgatggagaatgctatctacatccaga
This region of Trichosurus vulpecula isolate mTriVul1 chromosome 3, mTriVul1.pri, whole genome shotgun sequence genomic DNA includes:
- the LOC118843202 gene encoding signal peptidase complex subunit 1-like; the encoded protein is MLDGLSSLPTQMDYKGQKLAEQMFRGIILFSAIIGFIYGYVAEQFGWTIYIVMAGFAFSCLLTLPPWPTYCRHPLKWLPVQDSGSEDKKPGEKKNKKAS